One Eurosta solidaginis isolate ZX-2024a chromosome 5, ASM4086904v1, whole genome shotgun sequence DNA segment encodes these proteins:
- the LOC137253996 gene encoding uncharacterized protein — protein sequence MSIFRSSIFVGYRTSKIELEVGIMTPHLCRNFRCVPNFVANRNLLSTLYRIEKKLFKMSKVVSTKQQLERLVSIMEKNSHIAKLTCRKVQVTKKWDNITVELNCLGPPVRTTKKWIKVWADMKSKTKTKMSEKIAEYRATGGGPNRLNIFTHSEESITGLLSLQTSVDPPGQEHGLSTNANEECYIVITWNRMRIWK from the exons atgagcatctttcgatcttcgatcttcgttggctatcgaacatcgaaaatcgaattagaagttggtattatgacacctcatctctgtcgaaattttcgttgtgtaccgaattttgtagcgaatagaaatttgttgtcgacgctgtatcgaatagaaaaaaaattgtttaaaat gtccaaggtcgtgagtacaaaacaacagcttgaaagactggtttcaattatggaaaaaAATTCCCATATAGCAAAATTAACTTGCAGAAAGGTTCAGGTGACAAAAAAGTGGGATAATATAACAGTGGAGCTGAACTGTTTAGGACCACCAGTAAGAACGACGAAAAAGTGGATTAAG GTGTGGGCTGAcatgaagtcaaaaacaaaaacaaaaatgtcggAGAAGATAGCGGAATACCGTGCAACTGGTGGTGGACCAAACAGGTTAAATATCTTTACGCATTCAGAAGAGTCTATAACGGGTTTGTTAAGTCTTCAGACCAGTGTAGATCCACCTGGACAAGAGCATGGCCTTAGTACTAATGCGAATGAAGAATGTTATATAGTGATAACTTGGAATCGGATGAGAATTTGGAAGTAA